CAACTTTAGGGTCAAATAGTCAACACAATCATGCTGACCCTGAGATTCTAGGTATTGTACTAACTCTGCTATGACGCGATCCCGCAGCACACCTTCAGCCGGGTCTGTTACCTCGCTAACCATCTGCTCCCGCACCTGTTGAATTGCAGCCGATTGCTTCACCATTTCTGCATCATCAGCCTTACTCGATTCCGTTGCTAGCTCGATATCCACTGACAGTTCAGGCGGTTGACGGTTGCTATACCCTTGAGCACGCAGCACAATCAACTGCTGATTACGACAACCCGGCAAATTAATTCGCCGTTTAGCGTAATGCTCCGTAAAAGCCATATACTCTGCTAGTTCTAGCTGGGTTTTGGGAGAGTAGGTATCTGGTAACTGATTTTCACGGCGGAAGGCCTTTAAGGATTCGATGTAGAACCCCTGCATAAAGTCTTCAATCATGGCACAGCGCGCTTGAAAGCCGAGTTGAGCATGACTAGGAGCAATGTAGCGATACACGATCGCGCTCAAGGTACTGTGCAGTTCCGTGCGTCCCTGCCGGGATCCTAAATGATAGTAACTAAGACATTTCTGTAAGCGATGTTTCGCCAGCGTCATTCGCCACGTTTGCACCTGACCAGAATTCTGGATGCGATCGCTCTTGACACAAATGCGCTCAACTTCCCGAGCAATACGTTCTGCAACCTTGCGGGCGCTGCGACTAGGTGTCTTCAACTCTGCTCGTAACTCTTGCAACAACGACTCTACAAATAAATCGGATGCAGTCACAACACCCTGCGCCTCATTCTGGGTGGAGAGTGAGTCAGTTGCTATATTCAACGGCTTAGAAGCTGGTTTAGATTCAACATTCATGGTAGGACCCTCAGTAATGCACATATCACAATCACCCATCACTCAGTAACCACCACAAAGCACTCGTGGAACACTTGTGGACTGGGTAACTGTTGTGTCAAGTGTCTACAGTCAGGCATCTAGTGACTTCGGGGATACTCATAATTTTGAGGTCACTTTCCAAAGTGACTACCTATCTTGGGTGAAGGTTTCAGTGTCTAAATTTTCGATCCTCCACATTCCCTATCGGGACAATCTGAAGAATGATCTAGCCGCTTTCTGAAGCGTGACACCGCAACCAGTGGGTCAGCATTGCCACTGTGAGCACGAAAGGGTTGATCCATCGCACAGACAATGGCGAAAGATCAACCCTCCATGGAGCAATCAGGCTTAGAGATGAAGTGAATTAAGCAATACTGACACGAACAATTACGTCGTTAAAGTCGCGATCGCCACCGTTGGGCAAATCCTCGAAGCCAAAGACGTTATTTCCCAACATGCAGATGTGATCCACACCGTCGGAGTTGGCAGCAATGAAGGGGAAATAGACCTGGCATTGCCCTGCCAGCGCTTCTGCGATCGTGCCGTTGACGATAATGAAGGGGGCGAAGATGCCGCCACCCGTCAAGGTGCCGAATGCTCCTGTTCAGGGCTACAAGAGCCACGATGTCCCCATAAGCCCGCCTGTTGCTATAGTTTGCAAGCGGTTTGTTTGTTGCAGCAGACAATCCCGACAGACATACGCTACTCGGTCTGACTTGGATTCATCCCAGTTAAGTGGACATATTTTGCTAACTCGGATCCAAGCTTTGGCTATTCTGATTTGGCAACAGGGCGCATAGTGGGGAACATAATCACATCCCGAATACTGTGGGTATTAGTCAGTAACATAACAAGCCGATCGATACCGATGCCCATACCCGCACAGGTGGGCATTCCCAACTCAAGTGCTCGGATAAACTCTTCATCCATCGGATGCGATTCATCATTACCAGCCCTGCCCTGGGCCACCTGCTCCTCGAAGCGAGCATATTGTTCCTGGGGATCATTCAACTCAGAGAAGCCGTTGGAGAACTCAGTCCCAGCGATAAATAGCTCGAACCGTTCCACAAAGCCAGGTTTGCTACGGTGTCCCTTGGCTAGGGGGCTGACCTCAACGGGAAAGTCGATGATAAAGGTAGGCTGGATGAGGGTAGATTCTACTAGTCGGTCAAATACGGTATAGAGCAAGTGACCAAGACTCTGGGTTTCCAAGTGGGATAGTTCTAAGCCCAGCTTCTGGGCAGCAACGATCGCTGCCTCTAAGTCCAGGGTGGCAAAATCCAATCCTGTCGTTTCTTGGACAGCTTCGACCATAGTCTTGACCTGCCAGTGCTTGCCCGTAAACCCAGGAATGCGATCGCTATAGTCGTAGTGCCGCTCTAGGCTGATGGTATGTCCCTGATAGTCCAGTTCCAGACTGCCAATGCAGGTTTGAGCCGCATTACAAATCACCTCTTCTACCAGCGCCAAAATATCAAAATAGTCGCCATAGGCTTGATAAACCTCTAGAGAGGTAAACTCTGGATTGTGAGTGCTGTCGATACCTTCATTCCGAAAGACGCGCCCCAGCTCAAACACCCGTTCAAAACCGCCACAAATTGCCCGTTTTAGGAATAGTTCTGGAGCAATGCGCAGATAGAGGTCGGCATCTAGGGCGTTGTGGTGAGTAATAAAGGGACGAGCCTCTGCACCACCGTAGATGGCTTGTAGGATGGGGGTTTCAATCTCATGAAACTGATGAGTGTATAGATAGGTGCGCACACTTTGAATAATTTGGCTGCGGAGGAGAAACCGCTGATAGGTTTCAGGATGAGCAACTAGGTCTAGCTCGCGGTGGCGACGGAGCATCTCGGCATCGCTAACGGTGTAATAGCTATCAGGAAAGGGACTGATGGCCTTAGACAGGAGATGGATTGTATGCACCTCGATAGACAACTGGCCGCGCTGGGTGCGACATCCAACCCCAGTGACCCCGATGAAATCGCCTGTATCTAGCAACTTGCCCATCTGCTCAAAGGACAAACCTACATCACCCACAACCTTTTTCTGCTCTGCCTTAAGCTGAATCTTGCCACTGGCATCGCGCAAATCCATAAACATCAGCTTGCCACTGCTGCGCTTGGAAACAATCCGACCGCAGAGTCGCAGGGTTTCATTCAACGGATCCACATCACTAGGAGCTAGTTGACGATCGGGTTGGGTAAACAACTCCTCCACTTGAGCAGCGGTGTGGGTGCGCTGCCAAGACTGGCTGGGGTAGGGGGCAATGCCCAGCTTCCGTAACTCTACAACCTTCTCAGCCCGAACCTCATCTTCACGTCTAGTCATAACTTACTGGTTTTGAACGATCGTGCCCCTAGCAACCTTTGCGTTTCTTATCTTACGTCTTAACTGAGCTATCACTGTCCAGAATTGCATATCTACCGCTGGGGTAATCTAGTAACCATGAAGAGATTCTGACCTACCAGCGAGAAAAAGGATGACTAACGAGGCTGGCGTTGTAGTAGCGGGCATCATGGGTAACTTCGTCGCCCACCCAACTGGGCAGGGTGATGGCCTGGGTAGGGCTGGTCAGTTCTACTTCAGCAATGATTAAGCCCTGATTTTCTCCCAAAAATTCATCCACTTCCCATACCAAACCATCCCAGTCAATCCGGTAGCGAGTTTTCTCAATTAGGGGACGATCGCACAGAGTCGCCAGCATCGTTTCAGCATCCGCAAGTGGAATCGCATATTCAAATTCTGGTCGCACTAAGCCAACGGGTGCGCCTTTAATGGTTAAGTAGCCTTGATCACCCGCTATCCGGACTCGTACAGTGCGGCCTTGACCCTTAGTAATGTAGCCCTGACGATAGAGTGTGCCCTGCCCTAGCGTGCGCCAAGCATCTCCTATGACTAGAAACTTGCGCTCAATCTCGATCGCCATAGGGTGTAAAAACAACTACTCATTGACAATTTTGGGAACCCGGAAGAAGTCACCATCACGATCCGGTGCTTCGTTCAACAAGGCTTCCCGGTCAACATCGGTCACCAACACATCAGGACGCATGACATTGCTGACATCCACAGCTCGAAAGGTAGGGGGCACATCTGTAGTATCAACTTCTGCCAATTGTTGAAAATAGTCAAGGATGCTGTTGAGTTGCACGGTGAATTCAGCCTCTTCAGCCTCCGTAAGCTGCAACCGGGCCAGATGAGCCACTTTGCGCACTTGATCTCTGTCGATCATCCACTGTTTCTCCCTAGCCGTTAAAAGTACACAT
Above is a genomic segment from Cyanobacteriota bacterium containing:
- a CDS encoding HetZ-related protein, yielding MNVESKPASKPLNIATDSLSTQNEAQGVVTASDLFVESLLQELRAELKTPSRSARKVAERIAREVERICVKSDRIQNSGQVQTWRMTLAKHRLQKCLSYYHLGSRQGRTELHSTLSAIVYRYIAPSHAQLGFQARCAMIEDFMQGFYIESLKAFRRENQLPDTYSPKTQLELAEYMAFTEHYAKRRINLPGCRNQQLIVLRAQGYSNRQPPELSVDIELATESSKADDAEMVKQSAAIQQVREQMVSEVTDPAEGVLRDRVIAELVQYLESQGQHDCVDYLTLKLQDLSAPEIDEILQLTARQRDYLQQRFKYHVEKFARSHQWRLVHQWLGADVNQNLGLSSLQWESFVQQLSPDQQHLLELKQAQNQDDTANTLTDQEIAKALKCTPKQVQKRWKKLLDLAWQVRNAET
- the gatC gene encoding Asp-tRNA(Asn)/Glu-tRNA(Gln) amidotransferase subunit GatC, with product MIDRDQVRKVAHLARLQLTEAEEAEFTVQLNSILDYFQQLAEVDTTDVPPTFRAVDVSNVMRPDVLVTDVDREALLNEAPDRDGDFFRVPKIVNE
- a CDS encoding CYTH domain-containing protein, which codes for MAIEIERKFLVIGDAWRTLGQGTLYRQGYITKGQGRTVRVRIAGDQGYLTIKGAPVGLVRPEFEYAIPLADAETMLATLCDRPLIEKTRYRIDWDGLVWEVDEFLGENQGLIIAEVELTSPTQAITLPSWVGDEVTHDARYYNASLVSHPFSRW
- a CDS encoding DUF4114 domain-containing protein, giving the protein MTGGGIFAPFIIVNGTIAEALAGQCQVYFPFIAANSDGVDHICMLGNNVFGFEDLPNGGDRDFNDVIVRVSIA
- the lysS gene encoding lysine--tRNA ligase, yielding MTRREDEVRAEKVVELRKLGIAPYPSQSWQRTHTAAQVEELFTQPDRQLAPSDVDPLNETLRLCGRIVSKRSSGKLMFMDLRDASGKIQLKAEQKKVVGDVGLSFEQMGKLLDTGDFIGVTGVGCRTQRGQLSIEVHTIHLLSKAISPFPDSYYTVSDAEMLRRHRELDLVAHPETYQRFLLRSQIIQSVRTYLYTHQFHEIETPILQAIYGGAEARPFITHHNALDADLYLRIAPELFLKRAICGGFERVFELGRVFRNEGIDSTHNPEFTSLEVYQAYGDYFDILALVEEVICNAAQTCIGSLELDYQGHTISLERHYDYSDRIPGFTGKHWQVKTMVEAVQETTGLDFATLDLEAAIVAAQKLGLELSHLETQSLGHLLYTVFDRLVESTLIQPTFIIDFPVEVSPLAKGHRSKPGFVERFELFIAGTEFSNGFSELNDPQEQYARFEEQVAQGRAGNDESHPMDEEFIRALELGMPTCAGMGIGIDRLVMLLTNTHSIRDVIMFPTMRPVAKSE